Below is a genomic region from Mycolicibacterium neworleansense.
ATGAAGGCGTTCTCGGCGTGCGGTGTGGCCGCCAACCGCATGGTCACCTCACCCTGCCCGCGCTGCGGATTGCCCTCCAGCATGCGGCCGGACCCGACGCCGGGCAGTCGGCGCCCGATCCCCGAGATCGCCGTGGCGACGGCGGGGGCACAGCGGTATGACTGGGTGAGAGTGATCGCCGGGGTGTCGTCGCCTTGCTCGCGCAACAACACCGGATCGGCGCCACGGTATCCGAACACCGCCTGATCGGGATCGCCGGCGACGACGGTCAGCCCCGCCCGGGCGGCCAGTACCCGCACCAGCAGGGCGGCCTGCGGGTCGAGGTGCTGCGCGTCGTCGACCAGCAGCAGGCTGATCCGCGCGCGCTCGGCGGCCAGCAGGTCGGCATCGGTCCCGAGCGCCTCCAGCGCCGCACCGACGAGTTCGGCCGCCCCCAAGGCAGGCACCGTGGCCTGCGGCGCGGCCATCCCGACCGCCGACCGCAACAACATGATCTGCTCATACGCCTGCGCAAAACGTCCCGCCGCCAACCATTCCGGGCGCCCCGCCGAGCGGCCGAGCCGTTGCAGGGCCCGCGGATCCACCCCACGCTCGGTGCAGCGGGCCAGCAGATCTCGCAGCTCGGTGGCGAAACCCGCGGTGCTCAGCGCCGGCCACAGCTGCTCGGGCCAGCCCACGGGTGAATCAGCGCCGTCCTCCAGGTCACCGGCCAGCAGCTCACGGATGATGCCGTCCTGTTCGGCAGTGGTGATCAGCCGCGGCGGCGGATCACCGTTGCGCTGGGCGGCCAGCCGCAGCAGCGCGAAGGCATAGGAGTGCACGGTGCGCACCAGCGGTTCCCGCACCACACCGTGGGTGCCCGCGCCGAGCAGCCGCGCGGTGATGGCAGCCCGGGCCTCTGAACGCAACCGGGCCGAACCGGTCAACAACAACACCGATTCCGGATCGGTGCCCGCCGCGATGTGATCGACCGCGGTGCCGATCAGCAATGAGCTCTTCCCCGTGCCCGGGCCACCCAGCACCCGCACCACACCACTGTGGCCCGGCGCCAGCAGATCGGTGCCGGTCAGCGCGGGTTGGATGTGTTGTGCGGTCATGGAGGGAATGACACCAGAGGGGACCGACAAGTAGCGGAGCGGATTGGAGCGACAGACCCGACAAGCAGATCCCGGCAAGCAGCGTCCAACGGTCCCTGGCAGCATCTATGAAATGTCAGCCGAGAAGTTGCACGTCCACCGCTACGGCCCCGACCACCCGCCCCGGGTGTTGCTCGTCCACGGACTGACCGGGCACGGTCAACGTTGGAAGACATTGGCCGAGCAGCATCTGCCCGACGTGGCGCTGCTCGCCCCGGATCTGCTCGGGCACGGCCGCTCGTCGTGGGCCGCCCCGTGGACGCTCGATGCCAACGTCGAGGCGCTGGCGTCACTGCTGGAGGGTCCGACGCTGGTGGCCGGGCACTCCTTCGGTGGCGCGGTGGCGCTCAATCTCGCTGCCGCATATCCGGATCTGGTCAGTGGGCTGGTGTTGTTGGACCCGGCGGTGGAGCTCGACGGCGAATGGATGCGCGAGATCGCCGATGCCATGTTGGCCTCGCCCGACTATCCCGACCGTGCCGAGGCCCGTGCGGAGAAGGCCAACGGTTCGTGGGGCGAGGTGACTGCGGAGGAGTTGGACCGTGACCTCGACGAGCACCTCGTCGAGCTGCCGGGCGGCCGGTTCGGATGGCGGATCAGCATCCCGGCGATGATGTCGTACTGGAGTGAGCTGGCCCGTCCGGTTGCCCTGCCGCGCAAGGGCACTCCCACGGTCCTGGTCCGCGCCACCCGCACCAGCCCGCCGTATGCCCGTGACGGCCTCATCAGCGCGCTCAGCGGGCACCTCGGCCCGGATTTCACCCTGCTGGATTGGGATTGCGACCACATGGTGGCCCAGGCAAACCCCGCCGAGACCGCGAAACTGCTCCTCGAACAGCTGGGCTGAGATGCCCGCCGTCACCGAGGAGCAGGTGGAAGCCGTGCGGGCGCTGGTCGCCGCGATCCCGCCGGGACGCGTCTGCACGTACGGCGACATCGCCGATGCCGCAGACCTTTCCAGCCCGCGGATCGTCGGCTGGATCATGCGGACCGATTCCTCGGACCTGCCCTGGCATCGGGTGATCACCGCATCGGGACGGCCGGCCCCGCACCTGGCCACCCGGCAGCTGGAACGGCTGCGCGCCGAAGGGGTGCTGGCCGTCGACGGCCGGGTCCGCCTGGCCGAGTACCGGCACCGGTTCTGATCGCGAGCAGACGAGTCAGAGAATCAAGCGGACCAGCGAGGCAGTGCGCGCCAGGCCCGGGAACGCCGCCGCGGTGGACCGCGGGTGCAGTGCATGCACCGCCAACCGGAACATCAACGCGCGCAACAACATCTGCGGCCATTCCGGCAGCGACTGCCACCGTTCGATCAATCCGTCGTCGGCGTCGCCCCACGACAGCGCGTCGACCACCACCACCCCCGCGGCCCACGGTGCCGGGCGCCAGTACGGGGTGATGTCGGTGATCCCCGGCGCGGCCGTCCCGGCGAAAAGCACTGTGCCGTAGAGGTCGCCGTGTACCAGTTGACTCGCGCTGCGGGTCGGCCTGCGCAAGCCGGCCAACTGATTGATCAGCTCCACCGAGCGCTGTCCGTCCGACGATCCGGGCGAGACCCTGGCGCCGGGCGGCAGGGAGTGCAGCGGCCGGTCCTCCCAGGCCGCCCGGTCGGCGGCGATGAACACGTCGACATCGGCCCAGGGCGCGACGGGCGGTTGGGTCAGGAAGCGAGGCCGCTCCAACTTCGCGGTGGCCTCGTGCAATCGCACTGCCGCCGACACCACCTCGTCGTGCCGGGGCTCGGGCGTGCCGGCGACATAGGTGTCGGCCCGCCATCCGGCGACCACGTAACGGCCGTCCGTCGAGCGCACCGGGCGGGCGAGCCGCACCCCGTCGATGAACAGTGATTCCCGAACCTTGGCCGACCACGCCGCACGGGCGTGCTCGGGCACCATCGACATCACCACTTCGCCGCAGCGCCAGCCACCCTCCCAGCTCGAGCCGAGCGGTACCGGGCGCACCCCGGACAGGCCGAACGCCGCCAGCACATGTTCCGGCGGCCGTTCCACACTCACAACCTCAGCCTAAGGCGTTAACCGGCAAACCAGCCGTCAGTACATCACCATGTCGGGCTCGAGTTGCTTGGCCCAGGCCACAATTCCGCCCTGCAAATGCATCGCATCGGAGAAACCGGCCTTCTTGACGATCGCGAGCACCTCGGCCGAACGAATGCCGGTCTTGCAGTACAGGACCGGTGTCCGGTCGACCGGGAGCTTGGCCAGGGCGTCACCTGACTCGAACGACGGCTTGGGAATGAGCTCGGCGCCCTCGATGTGATTGATATCCCACTCGACCGGTTCGCGGACGTCGATCAGCGCCAACGGTTTCCCGGAGTCGATCAGCTCCTTGAGTTCCCGCGGGGTGATCGTGGAATCGGCCGCGGCGGCGGCCGCTTCGTCCGATACGACGCCACAGAACGCCTCGTAGTCGATCAGCTCGGTGATCTTCGGCGTGGCCGGGTCCTTGCGGATCCGGATGGTCCGGTACGACATCTCCAGGGCGTCGTACACCATGAGCCGGCCCAGCAGCGGTTCGCCGATGCCGGTGATGAGCTTGATGGCCTCGGTACCCATCACCGATGCGATCGAGGCGCACAGGATGCCCAGCACCCCACCCTCGGCGCACGACGGCACCATGCCCGGTGGCGGCGGCTCCGGGTATAGGTCGCGGTAATTGAGGCCCAGCCCGTCGGGGGCGTCCTCCCAGAACACCGACACCTGGCCCTCGAACCGGTAGATCGAGCCCCACACGTAGGGCTTGCCTGCCAGCACCGCAGCATCGTTGACCAGGTAGCGGGTGGCGAAGTTGTCGGTGCCGTCCAGGATCAGGTCGTACTGGCTGAACAGCTCCACTGCGTTGTCGGGTTCCAACCGGAACTCATGCAGGTTGACCGTCACCAGCGGGTTGATCTCCAGCACCGATTCCTTGGCGCTCTGCGCCTTGGACCGGCCGATGTCGGACTGTCCGTGGATGATCTGCCGTTGCAGGTTGGACTCGTCGACGACGTCGAACTCGACGATGCCGATGGTGCCCACCCCGGCCGCGGCCAGGTACAGCAAGGTCGGCGAGCCGAGGCCGCCGGCCCCGATCACCAGCACCTTGGCGTTCTTCAGCCGTTTCTGCCCGATCACACCGACGTCCGGAATGATCAGGTGCCGGCTGTAGCGCGTCACCTCTTCACGCGTCAGCTCTGCGGCCGGCTCAACCAACGGCGGTAACGACACGTCCAAATTCGCGGACACCGTATGTCTCCTCAGTTTTTGGGTCGGTTCATCGTCCCAGCTCCTCGTACCCACAACGGTAATCCGGTGCTCATGCTTCCCGCCGCCGGGCCACCGCGACCGCGCACACGACGCACCCGGGACCAGTCCAGACGTCGGCGCGACGTCACGAAGCGCGCCAGTCCCGGAAAGGTCAGGCGATCGGGTACGGCCAGGGGTTGAACTTGCAGGTCAGTCCGTCGGCCTTGACCGTTTCTGGGTCGAACTTGGCCGCGTCGTCGTTCGAGGTGGAGAACGTCTGCTGCATCATGATCGGCGCCAGCTGCCCGTTGGCCTCACACGCCTCGTGCCGCTGATACCCGATGGCGTGACCAACCTCATGGTTGATCAGGTACTGGCGGTAGGAGCCGATGTCCCCCTGGAAGGGCACCGCACCGCGAACCCAGCGGGCCTCGTTGACGAACACCCGGGGCTGATGCCCGTCGAACGACGGGTTGTAGCAGGACGCCTCGAGTTGGATGTCGTAGCCGCAGCCGTCACGCACCGTCATCGGGGATGTCAGCGACACCCGGAAATCGGGTTCGACGCCACTGGTCTCATCCACGCGGGTGAAGGCGAACAGGCCGTTGTGCGTCCAGCTCTTGGGATTGGCCAGAGTCTCGCTGACCATCCGGGCGAAACCGTCGTCGCCGCCGAAGGCCGTGGTGTCCACCCCGTCCTCGACCTCGACGGTGTAGGTGAAGGATTTCGTGGTGCCCTCACCGATCTTGGGCGTGGTGCCCGGCACGATCCGCCAGGTCCGCGCTCCGGCCTCGGTGAACTGTCCGCCTGCGGGCAGGATCCCGGTCGGCAGGTTCGCGTCGAACTGGGTCAGGCCCTTGGGCGGTGCGCCGATGATCGAGGTGCTGGCCACGTCGATCGTGGGCGGACCCTGCACCGGCCCCTCGTCTTCCTGAGCGGAGTGCGGCGCGCTGGTGCCGGTGATGGTCTGGTAGATCACCACCACGGTCAGCACGATGAGTACCGGCAGCGCGTACGCGCGCCAGCCGTACGTGGATACGAAGCGGCCGATCCACGTCTGCTTTCGCCACTGCTGGTGGTCGTCCCGATTGGATCTGGCTCGTCCTGAATCAGCGGCAATCGGATCTCGCTGAGCGCGTAGCGGCTCCCGCCACTCGTTGCGCAGCGCCGGGACACGGCCACCCCCGCGACGTCCCGGGTCGTAGGTCACCGGACCAGAATGGCACAGACTCCTGTGGATCGGTCCTGAGCGCAGCTATGCCGTGATCTCGCCGGTGTCATTTCGAAACCGATGCCCGTTTCGCGACGACCGCACGACGGAAGTGGCGCGCCACGGTAGTAGTGTCGGTGCGATCAGCGGCTCGGATGAACTTGTCCAAGTGCGCCAGAGCAATACAGATTGAGGACCTGATGAGCGATCTCGCCAACACCGCCGAGAGGAGAGGTGACAAGCCGGCGACCGCTGGTCGACGCGGCAATCGCCTGCCTCGTGATGAGCGGCGCGGACAGCTGTTGGCGGCCGCCAGTGAGGTGTTCGTCGAACGCGGTTACCACGCGGCGGGAATGGACGAGATCGCCGAGCGAGCAGGTGTCAGCAAGCCTGTTCTGTACCAACACTTTTCGTCGAAGCTCGAGCTGTATCTGGCGGTGCTGCAGCGGCACGTCGACAATCTGGTCTCGGGTGTGCGCCAAGCCCTGCGCACCACGACCGACAACCGGCAGCGGTTGCGCGCCGCCGTCGAGGCGTTCTTCGATTTCATCGAGCACGACAGCCAGGGCTACCGGCTGATCTTCGAGAATGACTATGTCAGCGAGCCGCAGGTGGCCGCCCAGGTGAAAGTCGCCACCGAAGCGTGCACCGACGCCGTGTTCGATCTGATCAGCCGCGATTCCGGGCTGGAGGCGCACCGCGCCAGGATGATCGCGGTCGGACTGGTGGCCATCAGCGTCGACTCGGCGCGGTACTGGCTGACCAATGACCGGCCGATCGACCGGAATACGGCCGTGGACGGCACGGTGCAGTTCGCCTGGGGCGGACTGTCACACGTGCCACTCACCCGGTCGTAGATCTCAGGCGGATTCCGCTCCCACTCCGAAACCGACCCGGCGCACATCGGCTGCGCCGATCTCGACGTAGGCAATCCGGCTGTTCTGCACCAGGAATCGCCGTCCCTTCTCATCGGTCAACGCCAGCACTCCCGAATCCTTGGCGAGTGCTTCGGTGACCTGCTGCTCCACCTCGGTGGGTGTCTGCGCGCTGTTGAAGGTCAGCTCGCGCGGGCTGTCCGTGACACCGATTTTGACCTCCACGCTGGACCCTTCTTTCTTTCTCACGTCGTTTGTCGACTTCCCTGAGCAGGCTAGTGGACAGCCGGGGGCGGACGCCGCCAGCGGGTGCGGACATGGGTACGCCGTGCGCGAAACACAGATATCGAACCGAGTCCGGACCGTGACCGACACACCCCGAACTCAACCTCATCTGTCACTTCCGCCTCGATAGCATCAGGGCCGATATTGGACGAGACGACTGGGGCAGCCGCATGACCAGGCACTATTCGCCGTACGACACCACCCCGACCGAGCGCTTCGGGGAGCGCCCGTATGAGCCGAGCGAGTACTCCGGCTATAGCCCCGACTACAAGACCGACTTCTCGACGGGACACGGCACCGGCTACCACACCGACGCCGAGACGGACTACGACGCCGACTACGACGACGAGGTCGTGTTCTACGAGGACCCGATCGACCGGCGCTGGATCTGGGTGGCCGCCGTGGCCGGCGCGATCCTGCTGGTCGCGGTGATCTGCACGGTGGTGATCCTGGGCGGCGGGGACAGCGGTTCGGTGTCGGCCACCCTGACCTCGCCCTCGGCACAGCCGACACAGACCACCCAGCCGGCACAGGACGCCAGCACGAAACCTGTTCCGCCGCGCGCGGCGCCGACCGCGCCGCTGTCACCCGAGACCGTCACCACTGTGACGCCGGCACCCAGCGCCACCGCGGCCCCGGCGCCGGCCGCACCACCGGCGGAGGCGGCCCCTCCCGCGGGCATCGCGACCCCGAACGCCGTCACCTACCGGGTGACCGGCAACCGGCAGCTCATCGACCTGGTGACGATCGTCTACACCGACGCACAGGGCGCGCTGCAGACCGACATCAACGTGGCGCTGCCGTGGGCCAAGACAGTTGTGCTCAACCCGGGCGTGACGCTCAAATCCGTGACCGCGACCAGCGTCGCCGGGCAGCTCAACTGCTCGATCACCGATGCGTCGGGCAACGTGCTCGTCGCACAGGCCAACAACACGATGATCGCCACCTGCACGCAGTAGCGACCGCACCGAGCAGTGACGACTGGGTCTGGCGGGGCCACCCGCCTCGGAGTCAGGCCAGGCCCAGTTCCTGCATCCGGGACTGGTGGGTGTTCTGCAGCCGGCCGAAGAACTCGGCCAGCTGGGTCAGGCCCTCACCGCTGGACATCACCAGGTCGACGAGTTCGTCATGATCGGCCAGCACGAACTGGGCCTGGGTGACGGCCTCGCCGAGGAGGCGACGCGCCCACAGCGCCAGCCGGTGCCGCTGGCGGTCACTGGCCGTCACCGCCGCCCGCACCTCGGCGACCACGAACTGTGAATGCCCGGTCTCGGACAGCACCGCACGCACCACCGTGGCCACCGCCTCGGGCAGGGCGTCGGCGATCTCCAGGTAGAAGTCAGCGGCGAGCGCATCGCCGATGTAGGTCTTGACCAACGCCTCCAGCCAGGTGCTCGGAGTGGTCATCCGGTGATAGTTCTCCAGCGCCGAGGCGTACTTCGTCATCGCCGGAACAACGTCAACTCCCCTGTGCTCCAATGCATCCCGCAACAGCTCGTAGTGGCCCATCTCGGCGGCGGCCATACTCGCCATGTTGATCCGGCCGCGCAGGTTCGGCGCCATGCGCGCCTCTTCGGTCAGCCGGTAGAAGGCGGCGACCTCGCCATAGGCCAGGACCGCGAACAATTCGTTGACCCCCGGATGATCCGCAGTCACGCCCGACTCGACCGGTTCGGAGATCTGTTCCGCGGCAGGCTGAGGCGAATTCATGAGGCCAACTCTAGACGCCGCCGGGGCACCATGATCGTCTGGCAAATCGGCCCAGATCGCGCGACCAGCTACAATGGCAGGTGGTAACGGCTTCGAGCCGACTGTTTCAGCGCCCGAACCGCTACCAGGAAATGTGCGTGCACGCAGTTGGCCCGCCCTGTGAGCTGGGCCCAACGGATCGGCAGCGCCGACGGATATGAACCTTGTCCGGGCGAACCCGACCGTTTCACCGTCGAACTCCGTGTGCGCTGGATGCCCGTGAGGTTTGACAGTGAAAGGCCACCTCCACTCACCATGACGCATGTAAATAAAACGTTTGCCGAACTCGGTGTCCGCGACGAAATCGTCCGCGCATTGAAGGAAACCGGCATTGAGCACCCGTTTGCCATCCAAGAACTGACCCTTCCGCTGGCCCTGGCCGGCGATGACCTGATCGGTCAGGCCCGTACCGGCATGGGCAAGACCTACGCCTTCGGTATCCCGCTGCTGCACCGCATCTCCAGCGA
It encodes:
- the moeZ gene encoding adenylyltransferase/sulfurtransferase MoeZ, giving the protein MDVSLPPLVEPAAELTREEVTRYSRHLIIPDVGVIGQKRLKNAKVLVIGAGGLGSPTLLYLAAAGVGTIGIVEFDVVDESNLQRQIIHGQSDIGRSKAQSAKESVLEINPLVTVNLHEFRLEPDNAVELFSQYDLILDGTDNFATRYLVNDAAVLAGKPYVWGSIYRFEGQVSVFWEDAPDGLGLNYRDLYPEPPPPGMVPSCAEGGVLGILCASIASVMGTEAIKLITGIGEPLLGRLMVYDALEMSYRTIRIRKDPATPKITELIDYEAFCGVVSDEAAAAAADSTITPRELKELIDSGKPLALIDVREPVEWDINHIEGAELIPKPSFESGDALAKLPVDRTPVLYCKTGIRSAEVLAIVKKAGFSDAMHLQGGIVAWAKQLEPDMVMY
- a CDS encoding ferritin-like fold-containing protein, with protein sequence MNSPQPAAEQISEPVESGVTADHPGVNELFAVLAYGEVAAFYRLTEEARMAPNLRGRINMASMAAAEMGHYELLRDALEHRGVDVVPAMTKYASALENYHRMTTPSTWLEALVKTYIGDALAADFYLEIADALPEAVATVVRAVLSETGHSQFVVAEVRAAVTASDRQRHRLALWARRLLGEAVTQAQFVLADHDELVDLVMSSGEGLTQLAEFFGRLQNTHQSRMQELGLA
- a CDS encoding alpha/beta fold hydrolase, whose translation is MSAEKLHVHRYGPDHPPRVLLVHGLTGHGQRWKTLAEQHLPDVALLAPDLLGHGRSSWAAPWTLDANVEALASLLEGPTLVAGHSFGGAVALNLAAAYPDLVSGLVLLDPAVELDGEWMREIADAMLASPDYPDRAEARAEKANGSWGEVTAEELDRDLDEHLVELPGGRFGWRISIPAMMSYWSELARPVALPRKGTPTVLVRATRTSPPYARDGLISALSGHLGPDFTLLDWDCDHMVAQANPAETAKLLLEQLG
- a CDS encoding MGMT family protein, which gives rise to MPAVTEEQVEAVRALVAAIPPGRVCTYGDIADAADLSSPRIVGWIMRTDSSDLPWHRVITASGRPAPHLATRQLERLRAEGVLAVDGRVRLAEYRHRF
- a CDS encoding DUF3107 domain-containing protein, whose amino-acid sequence is MEVKIGVTDSPRELTFNSAQTPTEVEQQVTEALAKDSGVLALTDEKGRRFLVQNSRIAYVEIGAADVRRVGFGVGAESA
- a CDS encoding MmpS family transport accessory protein, with amino-acid sequence MTRHYSPYDTTPTERFGERPYEPSEYSGYSPDYKTDFSTGHGTGYHTDAETDYDADYDDEVVFYEDPIDRRWIWVAAVAGAILLVAVICTVVILGGGDSGSVSATLTSPSAQPTQTTQPAQDASTKPVPPRAAPTAPLSPETVTTVTPAPSATAAPAPAAPPAEAAPPAGIATPNAVTYRVTGNRQLIDLVTIVYTDAQGALQTDINVALPWAKTVVLNPGVTLKSVTATSVAGQLNCSITDASGNVLVAQANNTMIATCTQ
- a CDS encoding TIGR02569 family protein, with translation MSVERPPEHVLAAFGLSGVRPVPLGSSWEGGWRCGEVVMSMVPEHARAAWSAKVRESLFIDGVRLARPVRSTDGRYVVAGWRADTYVAGTPEPRHDEVVSAAVRLHEATAKLERPRFLTQPPVAPWADVDVFIAADRAAWEDRPLHSLPPGARVSPGSSDGQRSVELINQLAGLRRPTRSASQLVHGDLYGTVLFAGTAAPGITDITPYWRPAPWAAGVVVVDALSWGDADDGLIERWQSLPEWPQMLLRALMFRLAVHALHPRSTAAAFPGLARTASLVRLIL
- a CDS encoding TetR/AcrR family transcriptional regulator translates to MSDLANTAERRGDKPATAGRRGNRLPRDERRGQLLAAASEVFVERGYHAAGMDEIAERAGVSKPVLYQHFSSKLELYLAVLQRHVDNLVSGVRQALRTTTDNRQRLRAAVEAFFDFIEHDSQGYRLIFENDYVSEPQVAAQVKVATEACTDAVFDLISRDSGLEAHRARMIAVGLVAISVDSARYWLTNDRPIDRNTAVDGTVQFAWGGLSHVPLTRS
- a CDS encoding DUF3152 domain-containing protein, coding for MTYDPGRRGGGRVPALRNEWREPLRAQRDPIAADSGRARSNRDDHQQWRKQTWIGRFVSTYGWRAYALPVLIVLTVVVIYQTITGTSAPHSAQEDEGPVQGPPTIDVASTSIIGAPPKGLTQFDANLPTGILPAGGQFTEAGARTWRIVPGTTPKIGEGTTKSFTYTVEVEDGVDTTAFGGDDGFARMVSETLANPKSWTHNGLFAFTRVDETSGVEPDFRVSLTSPMTVRDGCGYDIQLEASCYNPSFDGHQPRVFVNEARWVRGAVPFQGDIGSYRQYLINHEVGHAIGYQRHEACEANGQLAPIMMQQTFSTSNDDAAKFDPETVKADGLTCKFNPWPYPIA